A stretch of Gadus chalcogrammus isolate NIFS_2021 chromosome 9, NIFS_Gcha_1.0, whole genome shotgun sequence DNA encodes these proteins:
- the LOC130388792 gene encoding CD151 antigen-like, with protein MEARYKRKNTCGTICLKYLLFLFNVLFWVAGGTVLAVGIWTVAEKSDYISLLNSTFYSASAYILIATGIIVVVTGLIGCCATLREMRNLLIVYFILLFCIFLLEIIAGVMAYMNYQKLDHELRQNLRWTMQHKYKQLGEEGVTQAVDKLQQEFKCCGSDSSLDWADSIWILTSQNAMMVPDSCCKTPRDFCGQRDHPSNIYKLEGGCIGRLEEFIMSQLLILGAVGIGIAFLQLLGMMLTCCLYQNLKEDRYSACCF; from the exons ATGGAGGCAAGGTATAAGAGAAAGAATACCTGCGGAACGATATGTCTGAAATATCTCCTTTTCTTGTTTAATGTTCTGTTCTGG gTGGCAGGTGGAACTGTTTTGGCAGTTGGAATTTGGACCGTGGCGGAGAAGAGCGATTACATCAGTTTACTGAACTCAACCTTTTACTCCGCCTCGGCATACATCCTCATCGCCACGGGGATCATCGTGGTGGTGACGGGACTGATCGGGTGCTGTGCCACGCTGAGGGAGATGAGAAATCTTCTCATTGTG TATTTCATCctgttattttgtattttcctGCTGGAAATCATTGCTGGTGTGATGGCCTACATGAACTACCAAAAG ctggaccatgAGCTCAGGCAGAACCTGAGGTGGACCATGCAGCATAAGTACAAGCagctgggggaggaaggagtcaCCCAGGCCGTGGACAAGCTCCAGCAGGAG TTTAAGTGCTGTGGCAGCGACAGCTCCCTGGACTGGGCTGACAGTATTTGGATCCTAACCTCACAAAATGCTATGATGGTGCCGGACAGCTGCTGTAAGACTCCCAGGGACTTCTGTGGCCAGAGAGACCACCCGTCCAACATCTACAAGCTAGAG GGAGGCTGCATCGGTCGGTTGGAGGAATTCATTATGAGTCAGCTGCTTATCCTAGGTGCAGTGGGAATCGGCATTGCCTTTCTTCAG
- the cracr2b gene encoding EF-hand calcium-binding domain-containing protein 4A isoform X1: MSKWLSDGEVLVGQGSGDASSWSPRSRGPSAGGLVSSPVRARLSSPRAREAMPHQEPQTMDKARELFVLCDKEGKGFITKRDMQRLEVELPLSLDQLEDVFDSLDRESNGFLTPVEFNAGLGGIMVLDESLNQSQNEGRAEPDPVDWNNDPGVIRFVNLLVELGADTLFKNQWEVSSLWFELQRERPELLTVLDDILVQALAVVQDSTKEKDSLEQALRRRESEHDRIVQSIYEEMESQLKEEREKQKTQDSIKQWERGQHLEAELSMREQELESSLVKQREMESSVRALSCEQADIKEQKQRVQSLNVQLREQLESTREELQAAKSQLNLVHATAAQELAVKKRNVLKVSRNIQKEKESLLRQLDILRDMNKRLRDETDTQQAQKRSPILKVLRKQGSLLGNYVLQENAMKRQLSSTSPPEQEREELSKLPKRRHSSSAPGYQHEAHTQTQRPVVSPQRVFKVVFLGNSGVGKTSFIRHCCTGHFSDTLSSTVGIDYQMKNITLGSINVVLQLWDTAGQERYRSITQQYYRKADGILSMYDITDGDSFLAVREWLDCVQERKCEGAVLMLLGNKEDMANDTSRKVTTQEGHRLAEHHQAEFYECSARSGYNIERLMSELARMLVAQQDRQCNDTLTLTENTAKRSCC, translated from the exons ATGTCCAAGTGGCTCAGCGATGGAGAGGTGCTGGTGGGGCAGGGCAGCGGCGACGCATCCTCATGGAGCCCAAGATCCAGGGGCCCGTCCGCTGGGGGCCTCGTGTCCAGCCCAGTCCGAGCCCGGTTGTCTTCACCCAGGGCCAGGGAAGCCATGCCTCACCAGGAGCCACAGACCATGGACAAAGCAAGGGAGCTGTTTGTGCTTTGTGATAAAGAGGGCAAAGGATTCATCACCAAGAGAGACATGCAG CGACTGGAAGTGGAGTTACCACTGTCCCTGGATCAGTTGGAGGACGTTTTCGACAGCCTCGACAGAGAGAGTAATGGATTCCTCACTCCTGTAGAGTTTAACGCAGGCCTTG GAGGAATCATGGTGCTAGACGAGAGCTTAAACCAAAGCCAGAACGAGGGGCGGGCTGAGCCAGACCCGGTGGACTGGAACAACGACCCCGGAGTCATCCGGTTTGTCAACCTGCTGGTCGAGTTGGGAGCAGACACCCTCTTCAAAAA TCAGTGGGAGGTGTCCTCCTTATGGTTTGaactgcagagggagagaccggAGCTCCTCACTGTCCTGGACGATATCCTGGTCCAAGCTTTGGCTGTCGTGCAGGACAGCACCAAGGAGAAGGACAGCCTGGAGCAGGCCCTGCGCAG gcgagagagcgagcacgATCGCATCGTTCAATCCATATATGAAGAAATGGAGAGCCAgttgaaggaggagagggagaaacaaaAGACGCAG GACAGTATTAAACAGTGGGAGAGAGGACAACATCTGGAAGCGGAGCTGAGCATGCGGGAACAGGAGCTGGAGAGCAGTCTGGTCAAGCAGAGGGAG ATGGAGAGCAGTGTCCGGGCGCTGAGCTGTGAGCAGGCCGACATCAAGGAGCAGAAGCAGCGGGTACAGAGCCTCAACGTTCAGCTCCGGGAGCAGCTGGAGTCCACCAGAGAAGAGCTGCAGGCCGCAAAGAGCCAGCTCAACCTGGTTCACGCCACAGCGGCTCAGGAGCTGGCCGTCAAGAAACG aaatgtgttGAAGGTGTCTAGAAACATtcaaaaggaaaaagagagTCTTTTAAGACAACTTGACATTCTGAG GGACATGAACAAAAGGCTGCGGGACGAGACGGACACCCAACAGGCCCAGAAGAGG AGCCCCATCCTAAAGGTTTTGCGGAAGCAAGGGTCTTTATTAGGCAACTACGTACTTCAGGAAAACGCAatgaaaag ACAGCTGAGCTCCACCAGTCCCCCTGAGCAGGAGAGGGAAGAACTCTCCAAGCTCCCCAAAAGACGACACTCATCCAGTGCTCCGGGGTATCAACACGAagcgcacactcaaacacag AGGCCAGTGGTGAGTCCCCAGCGTGTGTTCAAGGTGGTGTTCCTGGGGAACTCTGGAGTGGGGAAGACCTCGTTCATCCGTCATTGCTGCACCGGTCACTTCTCCGACACCCTGAGCTCCACTGTGG GGATCGATTACCAGATGAAGAACATAACTCTGGGCTCCATCAATGTGGTCCTGCAACTCTGGGACACTGCGGGACAGGAGAG GTACCGCAGCATCACTCAGCAGTATTACCGTAAGGCCGACGGGATACTCAGCATGTATGACATCACTGACGGGGACTCCTTCCTAGCGGTCAGAGAGTGGCTGGATTGTGTACAG GAGAGGAAATGTGAGGGAGCGGTGCTGATGCTTCTCGGCAACAAGGAGGACATGGCGAACGACACGAGCAGGAAGGTGACGACGCAAGAGGGACACAGACTTGCAGAG CATCACCAGGCTGAGTTTTATGAGTGCAGTGCCAGGAGTGGATACAACATAGAAAGGCTTATGTCCGAGCTGGCCCG GATGCTGGTGGCTCAGCAAGACCGCCAATGTAAtgacacactgacactcacTGAAAACACTGCTAAAAGAAGCTGCTGTTGA
- the cracr2b gene encoding EF-hand calcium-binding domain-containing protein 4A isoform X2, which yields MSKWLSDGEVLVGQGSGDASSWSPRSRGPSAGGLVSSPVRARLSSPRAREAMPHQEPQTMDKARELFVLCDKEGKGFITKRDMQRLEVELPLSLDQLEDVFDSLDRESNGFLTPVEFNAGLGGIMVLDESLNQSQNEGRAEPDPVDWNNDPGVIRFVNLLVELGADTLFKNQWEVSSLWFELQRERPELLTVLDDILVQALAVVQDSTKEKDSLEQALRRRESEHDRIVQSIYEEMESQLKEEREKQKTQDSIKQWERGQHLEAELSMREQELESSLVKQREMESSVRALSCEQADIKEQKQRVQSLNVQLREQLESTREELQAAKSQLNLVHATAAQELAVKKRNVLKVSRNIQKEKESLLRQLDILRDMNKRLRDETDTQQAQKRSPILKVLRKQGSLLGNYVLQENAMKRQLSSTSPPEQEREELSKLPKRRHSSSAPGYQHEAHTQTQRPVVSPQRVFKVVFLGNSGVGKTSFIRHCCTGHFSDTLSSTVGIDYQMKNITLGSINVVLQLWDTAGQERYRSITQQYYRKADGILSMYDITDGDSFLAVREWLDCVQCLPGEEM from the exons ATGTCCAAGTGGCTCAGCGATGGAGAGGTGCTGGTGGGGCAGGGCAGCGGCGACGCATCCTCATGGAGCCCAAGATCCAGGGGCCCGTCCGCTGGGGGCCTCGTGTCCAGCCCAGTCCGAGCCCGGTTGTCTTCACCCAGGGCCAGGGAAGCCATGCCTCACCAGGAGCCACAGACCATGGACAAAGCAAGGGAGCTGTTTGTGCTTTGTGATAAAGAGGGCAAAGGATTCATCACCAAGAGAGACATGCAG CGACTGGAAGTGGAGTTACCACTGTCCCTGGATCAGTTGGAGGACGTTTTCGACAGCCTCGACAGAGAGAGTAATGGATTCCTCACTCCTGTAGAGTTTAACGCAGGCCTTG GAGGAATCATGGTGCTAGACGAGAGCTTAAACCAAAGCCAGAACGAGGGGCGGGCTGAGCCAGACCCGGTGGACTGGAACAACGACCCCGGAGTCATCCGGTTTGTCAACCTGCTGGTCGAGTTGGGAGCAGACACCCTCTTCAAAAA TCAGTGGGAGGTGTCCTCCTTATGGTTTGaactgcagagggagagaccggAGCTCCTCACTGTCCTGGACGATATCCTGGTCCAAGCTTTGGCTGTCGTGCAGGACAGCACCAAGGAGAAGGACAGCCTGGAGCAGGCCCTGCGCAG gcgagagagcgagcacgATCGCATCGTTCAATCCATATATGAAGAAATGGAGAGCCAgttgaaggaggagagggagaaacaaaAGACGCAG GACAGTATTAAACAGTGGGAGAGAGGACAACATCTGGAAGCGGAGCTGAGCATGCGGGAACAGGAGCTGGAGAGCAGTCTGGTCAAGCAGAGGGAG ATGGAGAGCAGTGTCCGGGCGCTGAGCTGTGAGCAGGCCGACATCAAGGAGCAGAAGCAGCGGGTACAGAGCCTCAACGTTCAGCTCCGGGAGCAGCTGGAGTCCACCAGAGAAGAGCTGCAGGCCGCAAAGAGCCAGCTCAACCTGGTTCACGCCACAGCGGCTCAGGAGCTGGCCGTCAAGAAACG aaatgtgttGAAGGTGTCTAGAAACATtcaaaaggaaaaagagagTCTTTTAAGACAACTTGACATTCTGAG GGACATGAACAAAAGGCTGCGGGACGAGACGGACACCCAACAGGCCCAGAAGAGG AGCCCCATCCTAAAGGTTTTGCGGAAGCAAGGGTCTTTATTAGGCAACTACGTACTTCAGGAAAACGCAatgaaaag ACAGCTGAGCTCCACCAGTCCCCCTGAGCAGGAGAGGGAAGAACTCTCCAAGCTCCCCAAAAGACGACACTCATCCAGTGCTCCGGGGTATCAACACGAagcgcacactcaaacacag AGGCCAGTGGTGAGTCCCCAGCGTGTGTTCAAGGTGGTGTTCCTGGGGAACTCTGGAGTGGGGAAGACCTCGTTCATCCGTCATTGCTGCACCGGTCACTTCTCCGACACCCTGAGCTCCACTGTGG GGATCGATTACCAGATGAAGAACATAACTCTGGGCTCCATCAATGTGGTCCTGCAACTCTGGGACACTGCGGGACAGGAGAG GTACCGCAGCATCACTCAGCAGTATTACCGTAAGGCCGACGGGATACTCAGCATGTATGACATCACTGACGGGGACTCCTTCCTAGCGGTCAGAGAGTGGCTGGATTGTGTACAG TGTCTTCCAGGAGAGGAAATGTGA